In a genomic window of Verrucomicrobiota bacterium:
- a CDS encoding metal-dependent hydrolase — MRYIEPHGHMVSRVTDDYIDMATAGCQAVCEPAFWAGFDRSSVQGFYDYFCQLTEHEPKRAAKFGLRHYTWLCINPKESEDTKLAEEVVSIIPKFLDRPTVLGIGEIGLNKNSKNEIKVLEWHIDLAARQDQLILVHTPHLEDKLKGTRLIIDALKSDRRIKPERVIIDHVEEHTIKLVLDAGFWAGMTLYPESKCTPARAIDMIEVYGHERLWMNSACDWGVSVPLAVPRTGLEMKKRGHAEQAIDRMIYQNPVQFMSQCPKFTLA; from the coding sequence ATGCGCTACATCGAACCTCACGGTCACATGGTCAGCCGGGTGACGGATGATTACATCGACATGGCCACGGCGGGCTGTCAGGCGGTCTGCGAGCCGGCGTTCTGGGCCGGATTTGACCGCAGTTCGGTCCAGGGCTTTTACGATTACTTCTGCCAGTTGACCGAGCACGAGCCGAAGCGTGCGGCCAAGTTCGGCCTGCGCCATTACACCTGGCTCTGCATCAATCCAAAGGAATCCGAGGACACGAAGCTCGCCGAGGAAGTGGTGTCGATCATCCCGAAATTCCTGGACCGGCCCACCGTGCTCGGCATCGGAGAAATCGGCCTAAACAAAAACAGCAAAAACGAGATCAAGGTCCTGGAGTGGCACATCGATCTCGCGGCGAGGCAGGACCAGCTTATCCTCGTCCACACGCCGCATCTCGAAGACAAACTCAAGGGCACCCGCCTGATCATCGATGCGCTCAAGAGCGACCGGCGGATCAAGCCCGAACGCGTAATCATCGATCACGTGGAGGAGCACACGATCAAACTGGTGCTCGACGCGGGTTTCTGGGCGGGGATGACGCTTTACCCGGAATCCAAGTGCACCCCGGCGCGCGCCATCGACATGATTGAGGTGTACGGCCACGAACGGCTTTGGATGAACAGCGCGTGCGACTGGGGCGTGAGCGTGCCGCTGGCCGTGCCGCGCACCGGGTTGGAAATGAAGAAGCGGGGGCACGCCGAACAGGCCATCGACCGGATGATTTATCAGAACCCGGTTCAGTTCATGAGCCAGTGCCCGAAGTTCACGCTGGCGTAG